AATATCAGCTATCATTTTATCTTTTTGTTGTTTTGTAAATTTAATAAACAGGGGAATCTCTCCTTTTTCTAAGTAATTATTTCTATTTTCCTTTAAAAAAGAGAAACCGGCAACTGGTTTCTCAAAAATTCGTACATATTCTGATTCCTAATTATTTACTAACGAGCAAATAAAAATAATCTATCTATAAAATGAATTGCTCTTATGAACGTTTTTTTAAACGTATTTCAATAGAACATCTTCCAATGGGAGCCTCGTTGTTGAGTGAGCAGGTTCCATCGCTTTTCCTAAAGGTATAAGGACTATTGGGAAAAAACGTTCAGGTATTTCAAATTTCTCCATGAATTTCTTTTTATCAAATCCACTCATTGGAACAGTATCATATCCTCTATCTTTTGCTATTAGCATAATTTGCATTGAAATGAGACCCGCATCATAAGTTGCAATGTTTTTTCTTATTTCATTTGGTGCATTTGAATATAAGTTGACAGTATTATCAATCATTTTTTTTGTATTTTCTTCTGTCATGAAACCTGATTCATTTGCACTTTTAAACACTTTTTCTGCACTTTTATGCATTTCTATATCACCTAAAACGGCAATTACAGCTGATGCTGTTTCCACCTGTTCTTGGTTATAAGCAATTGCTCTTAATTCTTTTTTTGATGTTTGATCTTCGACAACAATAAACCGCCAAGGCTGCAAATTACTAGATGATGGTGCAAGTATTGCTTCTCTCAGCATATCTTCAATCTCTATTCTTGGTATCTTATAAGTTGAATCATATTTTCGAACGGAATGGCGCTCCTTAATAATTTCAGTTAAAGATTTAGATGAAGCATTAGTCATTGATTTATCCTCCCAAATGATCCACAGCTTACTTTAAGTAAGTCAATTTCAATCATACTATTTATTGCAGCCATACATCAAGCATGATGTATTATATTTTAAAATAGAAAAAACTTGCATTATTTAATCTTTAGCAAGTCTTTCCTTTTCTATTGTGGACTTTTCTTATGAAATAAACCCATTACCTCAATTGTTTGGGTAATATTGACAAAGGCTCCTGCATCAACCTCTGCAATAAATTTTTTTACATCTTGGAGCTCGTAACGGGAGATAACAATAAATAAGATATTTCTTTTATCATTTGAATATCCGCCTACTCCATCCATAATTGTCAAACCACGATATAAATTGGTTAATAAATGTTGTCTCATTTCCTCGCCCTTATCGGTGATGATCATTAGAGTTAGTTTAATATGATGTGTGTATAATGCATCAACAACTTTACCAGTAGCGTAGATAGAAACCATCGTATTAAGAGCTTTATCCCAATCAAATAAAAATCCACTTATCACAATGACTACTGCATTCATACTTGACATTATTAGCCCCAGCGGAAAATCCTTACTCCTCGAAACAAGCATTCCAATAATATCAAATCCCCCAGTTGATCCGGAACAGCGTAAAACAATTCCGACTCCAAGTCCCGTCAATGCACCTCCGAAAATAGAAGAAAGAATGGCATCTTCTGCAACCGCATGTACTGGAATAAAATAAAGGCCAAACGAAATAATCATTACAGAAAAGACTGATTTCCAGATAAACTTTTTGCCCAATAGTTTATACCCTATGATTAACAAAGGGAGATTCAAGAGAAAATTAGCTACACCAGTATTAAGTGGAGTAAGCATTCCCAAAATCATCGATATTCCATTTACACCACTGCTTAACACTTGATGTGGAATTAAAAATAAATTATATGCTATTACAACAATAAATGATCCAAAAATAATACCAAAAACCTGCATAATATCCCCCTGCAACTACCTATGTCTATCTTAAAAATAATACAGATTCACTTCGCTGATGTAAATTTAAAAGTATTTTACAAAAATAATTATTAGTCTGTATTTTCGTATCTGTGCGGTTTTAATTATAAAAATGTTCTTAAAAGGTTTTATATAAAAAACTTGCCGATTAGCAAGCCCCTAAGGGCAATGATTAGGCGTAGTTGTCCTTATGCACTAGTAGAATTTATGGATATAAATTTCTGATTAGCCAAAAAAATATATTGACCTTTCCATTCAAAAAAATTATATTATATTAAGTGTATATGAACTTAATATGACAAATCCTCATCAAACCGATGAGGTAGAGGTCGCGGCTTTTATGAGTAGAATGGACGAGATGTTGAGAGATTGAAGACTCCGTTTGAAAGGAAAGGCTGCCGAAGTGTGTTTGACTCTTAATTCAAGCATGCTGGGTCTGTTTTCGAATAGGAACAGAACTGTCACGTTTTGCCTTACCAGTGAAACGTGTTGAGCTATCTTTCGGAAGGTATGATGCGGGGTATTGATATGCCACTCGATTCTACTCGTGTGGTATTTTTTATTCCCAAACTCCTTCCAGAATAAAAAAAAGGAGTACAAAATAATGCAAACAGCTACAGCAAGAAAGACAAATAATGAAGTGACAGAATTAAAACGAGGTCTTAAAGCCCGTCACTTAACAATGATTTCCCTTGGCGGAACGATTGGAACTGGTTTATTTTTAGCAAGTGGTGGGGCCATCCATACCGCAGGGCCAGGTGGAGCACTTCTTTCCTATTTATTAATTGGAATCATGGTTTATTTCCTTATGACAAGCCTTGCAGAAATGGGAGCATACATGCCTGTAGCTGGAAGTTTCAGCACATATGCAACAAAGTTTGTTGATCCATCACTAGGATTTGCACTAGGCTGGAATTATTGGTACAACTGGGCAATTACGATTGCAGCTGAATTATCAGCCGTAACCATGATTATGAAATTTTGGTTCCCACATACTCCATCATTACTTTGGAGCAGTATCTTTTTAGTTATTATGTTTCTATTAAATTATCTTTCAGTAAAAGGATTTGGAGAAGCAGAATACTGGTTCTCACTTATTAAAGTTGTAACTGTCATTATCTTTATTATTTCTGGAGCGTTAATGATTTTCGGGATTATGGGAGGTCATGCAATCGGCTTAAAGAACTTTACGATTGGTGATGCACCTTTCCACGGCGGTTTCATGTCAATGCTTGGTATCTTTATGGCAGCCGGATTCTCTTTCCAAGGAACAGAACTTCTTGGAGTTGCCGCTGGTGAGACTGAAAATCCAGCTAAATCTATTCCACAGGCTGTTAAACAAGTATTTTGGCGTATTCTTTTATTCTATGTTTTTGCGATTCTTATTATCGGATTAATCATTCCGTACACAAATGGAAATTTAGCAAGCGGCGATGTTACAGTGAGTCCTTTTACTCTTGTTTTCCAAAAAGCCGGCATTGCTTTCGCAGCTTCAGTCATGAATGCGATTATATTAACTGCAGTATTATCTGCAGGAAATTCAGGGATGTATGCTTCCACTCGTATGCTTTGGGATTTAGCACGCGAGGGAAAAGCACCAAAGTTTCTTGGTAAATTAGACAAACGTGGTGTTCCAGTAAATGCGTTAATCGTAACTTCACTTGTCGGCACTGTTGCTTTCTTTGCTTCTCTATTTGGAGATGGAACAGTGTATATCTGGCTCTTGAATGCTTCCGGAATGTCCGGCTTTATTGCATGGCTCGGAATTGCTATTTGTCATTATCGTTTCCGTAAAGCATTTGTTGCTCAAGGAAAAGACTTTAACCTTCTTCCATACAAATCAAAGTTTTTCCCATTTGGCCCAATCTTTGCCTTCGTATTATGTGGGTTCGTAGTGCTCGGACAAAATTATTCAGCCTTTATGGGTGACCATATTGATTGGAATGGTATTATGGTATCTTATATTGGTTTACCACTATTCCTCGTTTTATGGCTCGGCTACAAATATACAAAGAAAACTAAGATTGTTCCTTTAGATAAATGCGATTTAAATAATTAAAAAATTCTTCAAACCGGTCATTTTAACGATTGACCGGTTTTTTTCGTCTTTTGAATATCTAATCGCTTTAAATCGACCCCTTTAGCCAAAAAAAGCATGTCTGAAATTATTCAGACATGCTTTTTTATTGAATTAATTCTTCTGCAATTTTTCCAAAAGAACCTTCGCTGCTGACTCAGGTATCCCTAGTGCATGTACCTCTTCAACTGTGGCTTCCTTCATCTTTTTAACAGAACCAAAATGTTTAAGAAGCTCTTTTTTTCGTTTTGGGCCGATTCCAGCAATCCCATCCAACAGTGAGCTAAAGCTATTTTTACTACGTAGTTGACGATGGAACGTTATTGCAAAACGGTGCACTTCATCCTGAATTCGTTGTAATAAATAGAATGACTCGCTCGTCCGTTCAAGCGGTATTGTTTCAAGTGGATCACCAAATAACAACATCGATGTTCTATGCTTATCATCCTTAGCTAACCCTGCAACAGGAATATCTAAGCCTAGTTCATTTTCAAGTACATCTTTGGCAATTTCAATTTGTCCTTTTCCCCCATCAATTAACACTAAATCTGGAAGTGGCATTTTCTCTTTCAAAACACGCCAATATCGTCGCCGAATGACTTCTCGCATGGTTGCATAGTCATCAGCGCCTTCAACAGTTTTAATTTTATATTTACGGTATCCATTTTTATTGGGACGTCCATCAGTAAAGCTAACCATTGCGGAAACAGGATTTGTACCCATAATATTCGAATTATCAAATGCTTCGATCAGGCGGGGCGCAGGAATACCCATTGCTTCCCCTAGCAATTCAACCGCACCAAGCGTCCGCTCTTCATCCCTCGCAAGCAATGAAAACTTCTCTTTTAATGCTACTTTTGCATTTTTGTAAGCTAGCATGGTCAAATCCTTTTTATTCCCACGCTTTGGTACGAAGACGGGTATGCCTAACAAAGCTTTAATGGTTTCCGCATCAACGGAATCCGGCAGAAAAATTTCATTTGGTAGTAGATGATTTACGCGCTTATAAAATTGAGCAATATAGGACAAAAACTCCTCTGCTGGGTCATCGTAACAAGGAAAAATAGAAACATCCCGTTCAATTAACTTCCCTTGTCTAACAAAAAATACTTGCACACACATCCAGCCTTTATAAACAGCATACCCAAATACATCTCGATCGGTAAAATCAATGCTTGTCATCGTTTGTTTTTCAAGAGTGATTTCTATATTGCTAATTTGGTCACGGAATTCTGCTGCTTTTTCAAAGTCCAGCTTCTCAGCAGCACTACTCATCTTGTCAGTAAGTTCCTTCTTAACCGCTGCATGTCCACCATTTAAAAAGCGCGTGATTTTTTCGATCATATCAATATATTCTTGCTGACTAACATCCCGAATACAAGGACCGATACATAGCCCTATATGGTAATAAAGGCAGGCTCTTCCTGGTCGCCCATTACATTTTCGGAGCGGATAAAGCTTTTCTATTATTTTTTTCGTCTCATTGGCAGCAGTCACATTTGGATATGGGCCAAAATACTTTGCTTTATCATTCAAGACTTTCCGCGTAATTATCAACCTTGGGTGTCGTTCATTGGTAATTTTAATATACGGATATGTCTTGTCATCTTTTAACATGATATTGTATTTTGGATCATGTTTTTTTATTAAATTAATTTCCAGCAATAATGCCTCAACATTGGAGCTGGTAATAATATATTCAAAGTCAGTGATATCATTTACCAAACGTTGGGTTTTCCCATCATGTGAGCCTGTAAAATAAGACCGCACACGATTTTTCAGCACTTTTGCTTTTCCAACATAAATAATGGTTCCATTGGAGTCCTTCATCAGGTAGCAACCTGGCATATCTGGTAGTAGCGCCAATTTATTTTTTATAGTTTGATTGGGCATGATTCACACCTCCTACCAATTATAAGTATAACGAAAATACGTTCGTAAGCAAAGGAAATAACTGTCTATAGTTTTAAAAAGCCGATATCATTTTTCACGAGGAAAACTTGAGTAACGCTAGCATTTGCCCTAGCTGCACATTTGCGATATGAGTGCTGATTATTTAACAATAAAAGTTACTTACTTTAGTGTGTTAACAAAGATAAACATTTTTATAGGCTAAATAAAACCCACCCGCGGGTGAGTCTATTTAAAGCCATCTTTTATTGGTAATTTAATGATAAACTTTGTCCCTTTTTCTACCTTGCTTTCAACGCTAATATTGCCATGATGGGCATCCACAATCCACTTTGCAATTGATAACCCTAACCCCGTTCCACCCTCAGACCTTCTTCTACCTTTATCGCTTCTAAAAAAGCGATCAAAAATATGTGGTAAATCTTCGCTTGAAATTCCTATTCCCGAATCCTCAATGGTTATTTTTAAAGAGTTTATTTCCTTTTTACAGGTGATGATAAGTATTCCTCCAGAAGAAGTGAATTTTAATGCATTATCTAATAAAATGACAAAAAGTTGATGAATCCTCTCTTTATCACCCATGTAAAAAATGCCCTTATCTACCTTCCCCTCAATAGTAATATTTTTCATTGAAGCAATTGGTTCAAATTGCTCAATAATTAATTGAATCAATTCATCAATGGGAAAGATGGCAGGATTGATTAATTTTTCATTTGAATCTGATCTTGCTAAGGTAAGTAATTCTTCTACTAATTTATTTATCCTCTTTACCTCAGAAAGGCTTTTAAAAATTGTTTCACTTTCTTGTTCAATCGTATTTGCTGGATGTCTGAAAAGTAATTCTAAGTGTGTTTGAATGACAGATAATGGCGTTCGAAGCTCATGTGATGCATCAGCAACAAACTGTGATTGCTTTTCCCATGAACGTTGAATGGGTACCAACGCTCTGTTTGCTAAAATTAGACCTACAAAAAAAGATAAAACTAATCCGCCTGCACTTCCAAAACCAATCATGATTAACAAATTATTTAACATACTAACTTCTGGCTCAATGTTATAGACAAGCTGGATAAGCTTAACATGTTCATTATTTAAACTTCTGTTATTTGTTTTAATGGTTAAAATTCGGTAGGAATGGCCTTCAATCGATTGTGTTCTAAGCATTCTCTGATGATGAATTGGCGATAAATGGACAATATCTTTTTGGAAAAAGGCATTTTCAGGATAGCTTTTTAGTAAAACTGAGTTATTTCCCCAAAACAAATAGGAAACTCTTCGTTCAGATTCTCGTTCATTTTTTTCTTTAATATCATCCAGGTCATTGTGTTTAAAGACTTGTGCTTTTTCTGATAGTTTTTCATCAATAGAAGAAAAGGAGGTGCGATACATATAAAAATAAAGGCTCACCCCAAGGATACTCAAGATACAGAAGAAGATAAGAGTATACATGGAAACTAACCGTATTTTAGTCTTTCGAAACATCCTCATCGTCTCCCTTTAGCATAAAACCTATCCCACGTACTGTTTTGATAAACTGGTCGCATTGAAAAATTGCCAGCTTTTTTCGAAGATGGTGCACATACACATCAACAACATTTACCCCAGCTTCCGATTCAAAGCCCCAAATGCGATTAAAAATTTGATCCCTTAATAAAATTTGTTCTTTGTTTCTTATGAAAAATTCCAGTAGTAAATATTCTTTGACAGTTAAGTTTAACTTATGATCGTCAATATACCCATCATGTTCATTCTCATTGATTACTAATGGGCCATAAACCAATTCACTTTCTACATTTTCTCCCTTTCCCCGAAGAAGGACTCGTATTCTAGCCAATAGCTCCGCGGCTGCGAATGGTTTAATTAAATAGTCATCAGCACCCAAATCCAAACCTTTAACACGGTCTTCAACACTATCTTTTGCAGTTAGTAGGAGGATTGGTGTTTTAATTGCGCTTTCTCGTAATGATTTTACAATGGAAAAACCATCTAATTCGGGTAACATAATATCAAGTACAATCACATCATATATATTTTGTTTTGCAAGTTCAAGCCCATCGTACCCATTCAATGCGCGATCTGTTACATAATTTTCTTCATTTAAAATTTTTATAATTCCCTCCAAAAGGGCAAATTCATCCTCAACAACTAGTATTTTCATAACTTCCTCCAAGCCTTAAAGGTACCAAAAGTATCGATTCCAGTATTTATTAGAATTATACTCGTTTGGAATAAGGATACCGTTTATTTTTTAAAATTAGATTAAAAATTAGTTCGCATAATTAAATAATCTTTCCCACCACTTTTTTTCTAGTTTTATTAGTAGTCTTCATTCAAAAAATCATATAGAAAACTCGCTGATTGGCGAGCCCCAAAGGGCGATGACAGAGGCATAGTTGCACTTATGCACTAGCAGAATTTATGGATATAAATTCTGTCTAGCCAAAAAAAAGCACTATTCCAGTTATTAGGAATAATACTTATAATTTTACCATAACTTCTGTGCCATCCATGAATTTTGTTTCGACCAATACAAGCCCTCTATGAACTGAAAGTGCTTGCAATAGTGGTTTTAAATCATTTCTATCCAATTGAGGTAATTTAAATGCATTTCCATCTTTTTCGATAGCTCTATTTGCTATTTTAATCACTAATTTCGATGTAAGAATACCACCACATATATTTAACAAGATATAGGGAACGGGAATAATATAATTTCTATTTTTATTTCTAATTTTTACTTTTATCATCCCGATCACTCAATAACAACAAGGATTTTTTCGCCTTTTGCAGTGGTAATATCGACAATCTGACCGTCAACCTCATTCTCAATAGCATCAATTAATAGGTCGACATTTATATCTTTTACGTATTTTTCAGCTTCAGGAATTCTTTCCGCAATACTTGTTCCTACTTTCAAAACTGCATTTACAAGTTTAATGGGTAAATTCACTTTTACATTATCACCCACTTCAGTTGTGACAATAATTTTTAACATCTTGTTCATGTATGATGTTTCTTTATTAAGTAGGATTGTTTGATTTTTTCCTTGTAAAGCATTAATCAGCTCAGTCGCTTTATCCTTGTCAAGCTTCCCTTCTTCTACCATAGTTAGCACTCTCGAAATTTCCTCATTCATTCCTTATTC
The Neobacillus sp. PS3-40 genome window above contains:
- a CDS encoding nitroreductase family protein, with amino-acid sequence MTNASSKSLTEIIKERHSVRKYDSTYKIPRIEIEDMLREAILAPSSSNLQPWRFIVVEDQTSKKELRAIAYNQEQVETASAVIAVLGDIEMHKSAEKVFKSANESGFMTEENTKKMIDNTVNLYSNAPNEIRKNIATYDAGLISMQIMLIAKDRGYDTVPMSGFDKKKFMEKFEIPERFFPIVLIPLGKAMEPAHSTTRLPLEDVLLKYV
- a CDS encoding YitT family protein, with amino-acid sequence MMQVFGIIFGSFIVVIAYNLFLIPHQVLSSGVNGISMILGMLTPLNTGVANFLLNLPLLIIGYKLLGKKFIWKSVFSVMIISFGLYFIPVHAVAEDAILSSIFGGALTGLGVGIVLRCSGSTGGFDIIGMLVSRSKDFPLGLIMSSMNAVVIVISGFLFDWDKALNTMVSIYATGKVVDALYTHHIKLTLMIITDKGEEMRQHLLTNLYRGLTIMDGVGGYSNDKRNILFIVISRYELQDVKKFIAEVDAGAFVNITQTIEVMGLFHKKSPQ
- a CDS encoding amino acid permease; the protein is MQTATARKTNNEVTELKRGLKARHLTMISLGGTIGTGLFLASGGAIHTAGPGGALLSYLLIGIMVYFLMTSLAEMGAYMPVAGSFSTYATKFVDPSLGFALGWNYWYNWAITIAAELSAVTMIMKFWFPHTPSLLWSSIFLVIMFLLNYLSVKGFGEAEYWFSLIKVVTVIIFIISGALMIFGIMGGHAIGLKNFTIGDAPFHGGFMSMLGIFMAAGFSFQGTELLGVAAGETENPAKSIPQAVKQVFWRILLFYVFAILIIGLIIPYTNGNLASGDVTVSPFTLVFQKAGIAFAASVMNAIILTAVLSAGNSGMYASTRMLWDLAREGKAPKFLGKLDKRGVPVNALIVTSLVGTVAFFASLFGDGTVYIWLLNASGMSGFIAWLGIAICHYRFRKAFVAQGKDFNLLPYKSKFFPFGPIFAFVLCGFVVLGQNYSAFMGDHIDWNGIMVSYIGLPLFLVLWLGYKYTKKTKIVPLDKCDLNN
- the uvrC gene encoding excinuclease ABC subunit UvrC, whose protein sequence is MPNQTIKNKLALLPDMPGCYLMKDSNGTIIYVGKAKVLKNRVRSYFTGSHDGKTQRLVNDITDFEYIITSSNVEALLLEINLIKKHDPKYNIMLKDDKTYPYIKITNERHPRLIITRKVLNDKAKYFGPYPNVTAANETKKIIEKLYPLRKCNGRPGRACLYYHIGLCIGPCIRDVSQQEYIDMIEKITRFLNGGHAAVKKELTDKMSSAAEKLDFEKAAEFRDQISNIEITLEKQTMTSIDFTDRDVFGYAVYKGWMCVQVFFVRQGKLIERDVSIFPCYDDPAEEFLSYIAQFYKRVNHLLPNEIFLPDSVDAETIKALLGIPVFVPKRGNKKDLTMLAYKNAKVALKEKFSLLARDEERTLGAVELLGEAMGIPAPRLIEAFDNSNIMGTNPVSAMVSFTDGRPNKNGYRKYKIKTVEGADDYATMREVIRRRYWRVLKEKMPLPDLVLIDGGKGQIEIAKDVLENELGLDIPVAGLAKDDKHRTSMLLFGDPLETIPLERTSESFYLLQRIQDEVHRFAITFHRQLRSKNSFSSLLDGIAGIGPKRKKELLKHFGSVKKMKEATVEEVHALGIPESAAKVLLEKLQKN
- a CDS encoding HAMP domain-containing sensor histidine kinase — translated: MFRKTKIRLVSMYTLIFFCILSILGVSLYFYMYRTSFSSIDEKLSEKAQVFKHNDLDDIKEKNERESERRVSYLFWGNNSVLLKSYPENAFFQKDIVHLSPIHHQRMLRTQSIEGHSYRILTIKTNNRSLNNEHVKLIQLVYNIEPEVSMLNNLLIMIGFGSAGGLVLSFFVGLILANRALVPIQRSWEKQSQFVADASHELRTPLSVIQTHLELLFRHPANTIEQESETIFKSLSEVKRINKLVEELLTLARSDSNEKLINPAIFPIDELIQLIIEQFEPIASMKNITIEGKVDKGIFYMGDKERIHQLFVILLDNALKFTSSGGILIITCKKEINSLKITIEDSGIGISSEDLPHIFDRFFRSDKGRRRSEGGTGLGLSIAKWIVDAHHGNISVESKVEKGTKFIIKLPIKDGFK
- a CDS encoding response regulator transcription factor, which encodes MKILVVEDEFALLEGIIKILNEENYVTDRALNGYDGLELAKQNIYDVIVLDIMLPELDGFSIVKSLRESAIKTPILLLTAKDSVEDRVKGLDLGADDYLIKPFAAAELLARIRVLLRGKGENVESELVYGPLVINENEHDGYIDDHKLNLTVKEYLLLEFFIRNKEQILLRDQIFNRIWGFESEAGVNVVDVYVHHLRKKLAIFQCDQFIKTVRGIGFMLKGDDEDVSKD